A stretch of the Bacillus licheniformis DSM 13 = ATCC 14580 genome encodes the following:
- a CDS encoding DUF255 domain-containing protein — protein MPNKSKPNRLIAEKSPYLLQHAHNPVDWFPWGEEAFDKAKSENKPVLVSIGYS, from the coding sequence ATGCCAAACAAAAGTAAACCCAATAGATTAATCGCTGAGAAGTCACCGTACTTACTCCAACATGCTCATAACCCTGTGGACTGGTTCCCTTGGGGAGAAGAAGCATTTGACAAAGCGAAAAGCGAGAACAAGCCTGTACTCGTATCTATTGGGTATAGCTAG
- the thrS gene encoding threonine--tRNA ligase, with protein MSESLIKVQFKEGNTKEFPKGITIKRIAESISTTLRKHAVVAKVDEKFVDLSYTLDKDVKLDIFTLDSKEGLSVLRHTSTHILAHAVKRLYSSVSLGIGPVIEDEFFYDLKLEHSLSPEDLLAIEREMEKIIKENIEIKRIVVSYEEAEKLFEENNEPLKLEILRGIPKGQEITLYQQGEFIDLCRGPHLPSTGFIKAFKLTRVSGAYWRGNRQKEVLQRVYGVAFKKKDDLNEYLYFLEQAAKHDHRQLGKQLDLFMFSEEAPGMPFYLPKGQIVRKELEKLSRELQNNASYDEVHTPFMMNYRLWEKSGHWDHYQENMYFSEVDNTKFAIKPMNCPGHMLIFKNNLYSYRDLPIRLAEYGQVHRHEFSGSLNGLLRVRTFCQDDAHIFVREDQIESEIKKVFHLIDQVYRTIGFEYSVELSTRPDDSLGNNHLWEVSEGSLKNVLDDLAIKYQVNEGDGAFYGPKIDFHIKDALKRSHQCGTIQLDFQMPEKFDLTYINHNNEKVRPVVIHRAIFGSIDRFFGILIEHFAGVFPVWLAPIQVQIIPISHIHLEYCLGIKSELKQHGIRVQINESNQKLGYKIREAQVQKIPYTLVVGDNEIKENGVNVRKYGEEQQKNVSIESFKKNILQQIKTRSV; from the coding sequence ATGAGTGAAAGTTTAATAAAAGTTCAATTCAAAGAAGGAAATACGAAGGAATTTCCGAAGGGGATAACAATAAAACGTATTGCAGAATCCATTAGTACAACTTTAAGAAAGCACGCTGTTGTAGCAAAGGTTGATGAAAAATTCGTGGATTTAAGCTATACCCTTGACAAGGATGTTAAACTCGATATTTTTACTCTAGATTCGAAAGAAGGTTTGTCGGTGTTAAGACATACATCCACCCATATATTGGCACACGCTGTGAAAAGGCTTTACAGTAGTGTAAGTTTGGGTATTGGACCAGTAATTGAAGATGAGTTTTTCTATGATTTGAAACTTGAACACAGTTTGTCTCCCGAGGATTTACTAGCAATTGAACGTGAGATGGAAAAGATTATTAAGGAGAATATAGAAATTAAACGAATTGTTGTCTCTTATGAGGAAGCTGAAAAGTTATTTGAAGAAAATAATGAACCATTAAAGCTTGAAATATTAAGAGGAATTCCAAAAGGCCAAGAAATAACTCTTTACCAACAGGGAGAATTTATTGATCTTTGTCGCGGTCCACACCTTCCATCAACTGGTTTCATTAAAGCATTTAAATTAACTCGTGTATCTGGAGCTTATTGGAGAGGAAATCGCCAAAAAGAAGTTCTTCAACGAGTTTATGGAGTAGCTTTTAAAAAGAAAGACGATTTAAATGAATATCTATATTTTTTAGAACAAGCAGCAAAACATGATCATCGACAGTTAGGAAAACAATTAGATTTATTTATGTTCTCAGAGGAAGCACCGGGAATGCCCTTTTACCTACCTAAAGGACAAATTGTTAGAAAAGAATTGGAGAAATTATCCCGTGAACTTCAAAATAATGCATCGTACGATGAGGTCCATACACCGTTTATGATGAATTATCGATTATGGGAGAAATCCGGTCATTGGGATCATTACCAAGAAAATATGTACTTTTCTGAGGTCGATAATACAAAGTTTGCAATCAAACCAATGAATTGTCCTGGACATATGCTAATCTTTAAAAATAATCTTTACTCCTATCGAGATCTACCTATTCGATTGGCGGAATATGGACAAGTTCATCGACATGAATTTAGTGGTTCATTAAACGGATTGCTTCGGGTACGCACATTTTGTCAGGATGACGCTCACATCTTTGTTCGAGAAGATCAAATTGAAAGTGAAATTAAGAAGGTATTTCATTTAATTGACCAAGTGTATCGTACTATTGGTTTTGAGTATTCAGTGGAACTGTCTACTCGGCCAGATGATTCATTAGGAAATAATCACCTATGGGAGGTTTCTGAGGGATCATTAAAAAATGTGCTTGACGATTTAGCAATCAAATATCAAGTTAATGAAGGTGATGGGGCTTTTTACGGACCAAAAATTGATTTCCATATTAAAGATGCTTTAAAACGGAGTCATCAGTGCGGAACAATCCAACTTGATTTTCAGATGCCTGAAAAATTTGATTTGACTTATATTAATCATAATAACGAAAAAGTTCGTCCTGTTGTTATCCACCGTGCTATTTTTGGTTCTATTGATCGTTTTTTTGGAATTTTAATAGAGCATTTTGCGGGTGTTTTTCCTGTTTGGCTTGCCCCTATTCAAGTTCAAATTATTCCTATTTCACATATTCACCTGGAGTATTGTTTAGGGATTAAGTCGGAACTCAAACAACACGGGATAAGAGTACAAATTAACGAGAGTAATCAAAAGTTAGGGTACAAAATTAGGGAAGCACAGGTTCAAAAAATCCCCTATACATTAGTAGTAGGAGACAATGAAATTAAAGAAAACGGAGTAAATGTAAGAAAGTATGGAGAGGAACAACAAAAAAATGTTTCAATTGAAAGCTTTAAAAAAAATATTTTGCAGCAAATAAAGACACGTAGTGTCTAG
- a CDS encoding MFS transporter: protein MKSLNNIKNKIVIVGTVDSLGAAIVWTGLPLYAYSITGSFLYTSSLFFTSAIARILATFFGGYLADVSSSKRIMLRCLSINWFFYSLLFLGLSLGLTWIIFPIMLISQCFSTISIMNQNLWFNSLCSKETLASEISGRNSWFLISKTVGFSLGPLMYHWLNAYSLIINLLTILIAITLILTIKDLGYVNNKKKKESIFSSFKEVYKNQLLKRLNIIEILNGLTFPVLTSLSIYILEKNLNASSLIISLFWLIGGVGAITANLMLSRLKLFKLQYIHQFIISFVLVVGGLLLMTIASYSFVYLIGFSLFTLGTPIINNLLRSKVFIFAPSHMKGKVTSVITSSSDLGTIIALSLSWIVVEKFGVLIFMSFVILTSVSRICLFFYTLHKVENKVDVEG from the coding sequence ATGAAAAGTCTAAACAACATTAAAAATAAAATTGTCATAGTTGGAACAGTTGATAGCCTAGGTGCAGCCATTGTATGGACAGGGTTACCACTTTATGCATATTCGATTACGGGATCTTTTTTATATACATCATCATTATTTTTTACTTCAGCAATAGCCCGTATATTAGCAACCTTTTTTGGAGGCTATTTAGCAGATGTATCATCGAGTAAAAGAATAATGCTAAGATGTTTAAGTATTAATTGGTTTTTTTATTCACTATTATTTTTGGGATTATCACTCGGTTTAACTTGGATTATATTCCCTATCATGTTGATTTCACAATGTTTCAGTACCATATCGATCATGAATCAAAACCTTTGGTTTAATTCACTTTGCTCAAAAGAGACCCTGGCTTCCGAAATAAGTGGTAGAAACTCATGGTTTTTGATTAGTAAAACAGTTGGTTTCTCATTAGGACCACTCATGTATCATTGGCTTAATGCATACTCATTAATTATCAATCTATTAACTATATTGATTGCAATAACATTAATATTAACAATAAAAGATTTAGGTTATGTAAATAATAAAAAGAAAAAAGAGAGCATTTTTTCTTCGTTCAAAGAAGTTTATAAAAATCAATTATTAAAAAGGCTAAATATAATAGAAATTTTAAATGGTTTAACTTTTCCTGTTTTAACAAGCTTATCGATATATATTCTTGAAAAGAATTTAAATGCTTCTTCTCTTATAATTTCTTTGTTTTGGTTGATAGGAGGAGTAGGAGCGATTACGGCTAACTTGATGCTTTCGAGACTTAAATTATTTAAATTACAGTATATTCATCAATTTATAATAAGTTTTGTTCTCGTAGTTGGTGGATTGTTGTTAATGACGATAGCTAGCTATTCTTTTGTCTATTTAATAGGATTTTCTTTATTTACTTTAGGTACCCCTATAATAAATAATTTATTAAGGTCAAAAGTGTTTATTTTCGCCCCAAGTCATATGAAAGGAAAAGTAACATCAGTTATAACGTCTTCATCAGATTTAGGCACTATTATAGCCTTATCATTGTCTTGGATTGTTGTTGAAAAATTCGGGGTATTAATTTTTATGTCTTTTGTTATTTTAACAAGTGTAAGTCGAATATGCCTTTTTTTCTACACTCTACATAAAGTAGAAAATAAAGTTGATGTGGAGGGATAA
- a CDS encoding DUF692 domain-containing protein: protein MSNCIGVGLSFRQNFFKDLDVIKQDVDFLEIISERYFDKKNEEELNTIRNYFPLIPHGLSLSIGTYEPLSKKKEKQISNLLAELQINSYTDHLAMSSVKDIELLDFFPVMYKEETFEFLINKYDQLKKGRLKNLYLENITYTFNWHNNDFSELDFWYKLLNETNIGMLLDVSNLYINSINHKYDPYAFFDKLPKDKINYLHVAGFIRNKYGFLIDSHSEPVHKEVWKLAEYIIKKAPVKGVILERDLNYQNYHDVKNDIKIIKSLVYKYQTN from the coding sequence TTGTCCAATTGTATTGGTGTTGGGTTGAGTTTTCGTCAAAATTTTTTTAAGGATTTAGATGTAATTAAGCAGGATGTTGATTTTTTAGAGATTATTTCTGAAAGGTATTTCGATAAAAAGAATGAAGAGGAATTGAATACTATTAGAAATTATTTTCCCTTAATTCCACACGGACTTTCTCTTTCAATAGGAACTTATGAACCTTTATCTAAAAAAAAGGAAAAACAAATATCCAATTTGTTGGCAGAATTACAAATTAATAGCTATACAGATCATTTAGCAATGAGTAGTGTAAAAGATATCGAATTACTCGATTTTTTTCCAGTAATGTATAAAGAAGAAACTTTTGAGTTTTTAATAAACAAATATGATCAATTGAAAAAAGGAAGATTAAAAAATTTGTATTTAGAAAATATAACTTATACCTTTAATTGGCATAACAATGATTTTTCAGAGTTGGATTTTTGGTATAAATTGCTTAATGAAACAAACATAGGTATGTTGCTAGATGTATCAAATTTATATATAAATAGTATAAATCATAAATACGATCCATATGCTTTTTTTGATAAGCTACCTAAAGATAAAATAAATTATTTACACGTAGCTGGATTTATCAGAAATAAGTATGGATTTTTAATAGATTCTCATTCTGAACCTGTTCATAAAGAAGTATGGAAACTAGCCGAGTATATTATTAAAAAAGCTCCTGTCAAGGGGGTCATATTAGAAAGAGATTTAAATTATCAAAATTATCATGATGTGAAAAATGATATAAAAATTATTAAATCACTAGTATATAAATATCAAACTAACTAA
- a CDS encoding DUF255 domain-containing protein: MPTNRLINEKSPYLLQHAHNPVDWYPWGEEAFEKAKRENKPVLVSIGYSTCHWSMVVFHNKKNLKSFRLSFFKSLLI, encoded by the coding sequence ATGCCAACGAACAGATTAATCAACGAGAAGTCGCCATACCTACTCCAGCATGCACACAACCCCGTCGACTGGTACCCGTGGGGCGAAGAAGCCTTTGAAAAAGCAAAGCGCGAAAACAAGCCGGTACTTGTCAGCATCGGCTATTCGACTTGTCATTGGTCAATGGTTGTATTCCATAATAAAAAGAACCTGAAAAGTTTCAGGCTCTCTTTTTTTAAATCATTATTGATTTGA
- a CDS encoding MFS transporter, whose translation MAGYSERTVESYIDSPDRLKRLYKRVLFIVSLSQIFGGAGLAAGITVGALLAKQMLGTDAFSGVPSALFTLGSAGAAFGVGRLSQRYGRRTGLTAGFMVGGIGAIGVVAAAVINSIILLFVSLLIYGAGTATNLQARYAGTDLADKKQRAKAISVTMVMTTFGAVAGPNLVDVMGKFASIIGVPPLAGPFILSAAAFILAGLVLYILLRPDPLEIAKKIETYRQENKLADESKSAGASDDQKGITIGAAVMVLTQIVMVAIMTMTPVHMQHHGHSLGDVGIVIGFHIGSMYLPSLVTGILVDKIGRTAISIASGVTLLLAGAVAALAPSDSLVLLIVALSLLGLGWNFGLISGTAQIIDSTEPSTRAKVQGTLDVLIALAGASGGALSGMVVAHSSYAVLSLAGGLLSLALIPAVIWPRRKTNTQKG comes from the coding sequence GTGGCGGGGTATTCTGAACGAACGGTTGAGAGTTACATAGATTCTCCGGATCGATTAAAGAGATTGTACAAAAGAGTATTATTCATCGTGAGTCTGTCGCAGATTTTCGGCGGTGCGGGGCTGGCTGCCGGGATTACGGTAGGCGCCCTGTTAGCAAAGCAAATGCTTGGGACGGATGCGTTTTCAGGAGTCCCTTCTGCCTTATTTACTTTAGGATCGGCAGGAGCCGCTTTCGGCGTCGGGAGACTTTCTCAGCGTTACGGGCGCCGCACGGGCTTAACCGCCGGCTTTATGGTCGGCGGGATCGGCGCAATCGGGGTCGTTGCTGCGGCCGTGATCAACAGCATCATATTGTTGTTCGTTTCCCTGCTTATTTACGGAGCGGGCACAGCGACAAACTTGCAGGCGCGGTATGCCGGCACTGACTTGGCTGATAAAAAGCAGCGGGCTAAAGCGATCAGCGTCACAATGGTGATGACAACATTTGGAGCGGTTGCGGGCCCCAATTTGGTGGATGTCATGGGGAAATTTGCTTCGATCATCGGCGTTCCGCCACTTGCGGGACCGTTTATTTTATCGGCGGCAGCTTTTATTCTGGCAGGGCTTGTGCTTTATATTTTGCTTCGGCCGGATCCGTTGGAGATCGCCAAAAAAATCGAAACCTATAGACAAGAAAATAAATTAGCAGACGAATCGAAGTCTGCCGGTGCTTCGGACGATCAAAAGGGGATTACAATTGGTGCCGCTGTTATGGTGCTTACCCAAATTGTGATGGTTGCGATTATGACCATGACGCCCGTTCATATGCAGCACCACGGACACAGCTTGGGAGATGTCGGGATCGTGATAGGTTTTCATATCGGTTCAATGTATCTTCCGTCACTTGTCACAGGGATTCTTGTTGATAAAATTGGCCGGACAGCCATAAGCATCGCCTCAGGGGTGACCCTGCTGCTCGCTGGTGCAGTGGCGGCGCTGGCTCCCAGCGATTCGCTCGTTTTATTGATCGTTGCCCTTTCGCTGCTTGGATTGGGATGGAACTTTGGATTAATCAGCGGAACTGCACAAATTATCGATTCGACCGAGCCTTCAACACGTGCGAAAGTGCAGGGAACGCTTGATGTTTTGATCGCATTGGCGGGGGCTTCCGGCGGGGCTCTTTCCGGAATGGTTGTCGCTCATTCAAGCTATGCCGTGTTATCCTTGGCGGGCGGGCTGTTATCCTTGGCTCTGATTCCAGCCGTCATTTGGCCGCGAAGAAAAACAAATACTCAAAAAGGGTAG
- a CDS encoding class I SAM-dependent methyltransferase, with translation MRKNAATEEAIQRWNRFADSYAANHTEQGDIHKEVFLNPVIFSLIETVKNQKVLDAGCGEGYLSRMLAAREAVVTAVDYSTRMLEIAKERTPDGLHIHYRHGNCEDLHFLDEQSFDIIISNMVIQDLANDEKAFQEMHRLLKDGGCFIFSILHPCFVTPESGWERTKDGQKLHWNVDRYFYEGAYEQPLGGEEKMFLFHRTLTSYINTIIKAGFQLEAVEEPRPSKEMLKKYPSFEEDLRCPDFIVFKLRKPGGDVR, from the coding sequence ATGAGAAAAAACGCTGCCACTGAAGAAGCCATTCAAAGATGGAACCGGTTTGCAGATAGCTATGCTGCAAACCATACTGAACAAGGCGATATACATAAAGAAGTCTTTTTGAACCCCGTCATCTTTTCTCTCATTGAAACGGTGAAAAATCAAAAAGTGCTGGATGCCGGGTGCGGAGAAGGATATTTAAGCAGAATGCTGGCCGCCCGCGAAGCAGTTGTAACGGCGGTTGACTATTCGACAAGAATGCTTGAGATCGCCAAGGAAAGAACGCCGGACGGATTGCACATTCATTATCGGCACGGCAATTGTGAGGACTTGCATTTTTTAGATGAGCAAAGCTTTGATATCATCATATCGAATATGGTCATCCAAGACCTCGCAAATGATGAAAAAGCGTTTCAGGAAATGCACAGGTTATTAAAAGATGGAGGATGCTTTATTTTTTCAATATTACACCCTTGTTTCGTCACCCCGGAAAGCGGATGGGAAAGAACCAAAGACGGCCAAAAGCTCCATTGGAACGTTGATCGGTATTTTTACGAAGGCGCATATGAGCAGCCGCTGGGCGGCGAGGAGAAAATGTTTCTTTTTCACAGAACACTGACAAGCTATATCAATACGATCATCAAAGCCGGCTTTCAATTAGAAGCGGTCGAGGAACCGAGACCGTCAAAAGAGATGCTGAAAAAATACCCTTCATTTGAAGAAGATCTCAGGTGCCCCGATTTCATCGTTTTTAAATTAAGAAAGCCCGGCGGCGATGTCCGATAG
- a CDS encoding SDR family oxidoreductase, producing MKMLVTGATGKLGSKIVEKLLETVPADQLAVSVRNPEKAEALRARGVDVRHGDFDRPETLESAFRGIDRLLIISADGDNETRIRQHGNAVAAAERAGVRFIAYTSIANARESKNFLAPTHKATEEAILQTGIPYSFLRNNWYLENEMSSIQGVLAGAPWVTSAENGKVGWALQQDYADAAAAVLSGEGHENTVYELSGKLLTQEEIASALGEVLGKEVPVQHVDDAAYRDIMKNAGVPDFLIPMVVDIQKGIREGTLEVESDDFEKVLGRPLTPIKEGLAQIVARISEAK from the coding sequence ATGAAAATGCTAGTAACGGGGGCAACCGGAAAATTAGGATCGAAAATTGTGGAAAAGCTGCTGGAAACTGTACCGGCGGATCAGCTGGCGGTCAGCGTGCGCAATCCGGAAAAAGCGGAAGCGCTGCGGGCGCGCGGGGTCGATGTGCGCCACGGGGATTTTGACCGCCCGGAAACATTGGAATCCGCATTTCGAGGCATTGACCGTCTGCTGATTATCTCTGCCGATGGAGACAATGAGACGAGAATCCGTCAGCACGGCAATGCGGTAGCTGCCGCAGAGCGCGCCGGAGTTCGGTTTATCGCTTATACGAGCATTGCGAATGCCCGCGAAAGCAAAAACTTCCTTGCGCCGACTCACAAAGCAACTGAAGAAGCGATTTTGCAAACGGGGATTCCATACTCCTTCTTGCGCAATAACTGGTACTTGGAAAATGAAATGTCGAGTATTCAAGGCGTTTTGGCGGGAGCCCCTTGGGTGACATCAGCAGAGAATGGCAAAGTGGGCTGGGCGCTGCAGCAGGATTACGCGGATGCAGCGGCAGCGGTTCTGTCCGGCGAAGGCCACGAAAACACCGTTTACGAACTTTCAGGCAAACTATTAACTCAGGAAGAAATCGCTTCAGCCCTTGGGGAAGTATTGGGCAAAGAAGTTCCCGTTCAGCATGTTGACGATGCTGCCTATCGCGATATCATGAAAAATGCGGGTGTGCCGGATTTTCTGATTCCGATGGTTGTCGATATCCAAAAAGGCATTCGTGAAGGCACACTTGAAGTCGAAAGCGATGATTTTGAAAAAGTGCTCGGCCGTCCGCTCACGCCAATTAAAGAAGGATTGGCTCAAATCGTTGCAAGAATCTCAGAAGCGAAATAA
- a CDS encoding DUF1648 domain-containing protein, with product MQNRADGSKINIQKTKGERVWNAFGYFFYLGSIILLAAVWGSLPEKVPAHYNALGEVDRWGSKWELFILPGIGLIILLFMQFLEKHPEIHNHPKRLNETNAEHFYLLSRKLINRLKNACLIIFSLILIESVSIALDWGSGFGGWFLPIALLGTVMLVAIGLIQQRKIK from the coding sequence ATGCAGAACAGAGCCGACGGTTCTAAGATCAACATTCAAAAGACAAAAGGGGAACGGGTTTGGAACGCATTTGGCTATTTCTTTTACCTGGGATCGATCATTCTATTGGCCGCTGTCTGGGGATCGCTCCCCGAAAAGGTGCCTGCACATTACAACGCACTCGGTGAAGTGGATCGCTGGGGGTCAAAATGGGAGCTTTTCATATTGCCGGGAATCGGATTAATTATCCTTCTGTTCATGCAGTTCCTAGAAAAGCACCCTGAGATTCACAATCATCCAAAGCGCCTGAATGAAACAAACGCTGAACACTTCTACCTGCTCAGCCGAAAGTTGATCAACCGCTTAAAAAATGCATGCTTAATCATTTTTTCTCTCATATTAATTGAATCCGTGTCAATCGCTTTAGACTGGGGAAGCGGATTTGGCGGGTGGTTTCTTCCGATTGCCTTACTCGGCACTGTCATGCTTGTGGCCATAGGTTTAATACAGCAAAGGAAAATCAAATAA
- a CDS encoding YiaA/YiaB family inner membrane protein: MHKYRRRNTTAFTVMSYFTFFAGVFLFGIGLYNADNLQLNEKGYYIAVMILVAVGAILTQKVTRDNAEDNEIIAEQERRQNLSSGE; this comes from the coding sequence ATGCATAAATACAGAAGAAGAAACACAACGGCCTTTACGGTTATGTCATATTTCACATTTTTCGCGGGAGTCTTTTTATTTGGTATCGGGCTATACAATGCGGACAATCTGCAGCTCAATGAAAAAGGCTATTACATAGCCGTGATGATTTTAGTGGCGGTCGGCGCGATTTTGACCCAGAAAGTGACGAGAGACAATGCCGAGGACAATGAAATCATTGCGGAGCAGGAGAGAAGACAGAATTTGTCTAGCGGCGAGTAA
- a CDS encoding DUF2000 domain-containing protein: MREETKCALIIDESLPLGLIANTAAILGAALGKNKPDLIGETVTDGSGIDHLGIVKIPIPILKGNAELLHQLSQKLLTDEFNDILTVDFTDVAQSIHTYEAYIEAFQSTAASDYRYFGIGICGDKKKVARLTGSLGLLR, from the coding sequence TTGAGGGAAGAGACAAAATGCGCACTGATCATCGATGAAAGCCTGCCGCTCGGGCTAATCGCCAATACAGCTGCCATCCTGGGGGCGGCCCTCGGCAAAAACAAACCCGATCTGATTGGAGAAACTGTAACAGACGGCTCGGGAATCGACCATTTAGGTATCGTCAAAATCCCAATCCCCATTTTAAAAGGCAATGCCGAGCTGCTTCATCAATTAAGTCAAAAGCTGCTGACCGACGAATTCAACGATATTCTGACGGTTGATTTCACCGATGTAGCGCAAAGCATTCATACATATGAAGCATATATTGAGGCATTTCAAAGCACCGCAGCTTCCGATTACCGCTATTTTGGAATCGGCATTTGCGGGGATAAGAAAAAAGTTGCGCGGCTGACAGGAAGCTTGGGGCTGTTGAGATAA
- a CDS encoding DMT family transporter — MKTRRETAGHLAAVITIIIWGTTFVSTKVLLEDFPPVDILFYRFLIGLIVLIMVHPHVLTFRSWRQEALFAGAGLCGVTLYFLLENIALTLTYASNAGMIVAVIPMITAVLAHFLLSGEKLEPRFFIGFAAAFTGLALIFFNGQMMLKLNPLGDILAAASAFVWAAYAILMKKISTFGYHTIQCTQRIFLYGLLFMVPALFLFDFRFDASPFSSPVNWLNILFLGAGASALCFVTWNWSVGVLGAVKTSAYIYMVPVITIAASVIILQEKLTWVAFCGGALTLAGLYISETKPKPQLKEEQI, encoded by the coding sequence ATGAAGACAAGACGCGAAACCGCCGGACACCTCGCAGCTGTGATCACGATCATCATCTGGGGTACTACTTTTGTCTCAACAAAGGTGCTGCTCGAGGATTTCCCGCCCGTAGATATATTGTTTTACCGTTTTCTCATCGGGTTGATTGTGCTGATCATGGTGCATCCGCATGTGCTGACTTTCCGGAGCTGGAGGCAAGAAGCGCTGTTTGCGGGAGCAGGTTTATGCGGAGTGACGCTTTACTTTCTGTTGGAAAACATCGCGCTTACTCTTACCTACGCCTCAAACGCCGGCATGATCGTCGCGGTTATTCCGATGATCACCGCGGTATTGGCGCATTTTCTCCTTTCGGGCGAAAAGCTGGAGCCCCGCTTTTTCATTGGGTTCGCCGCCGCTTTCACTGGACTTGCGCTCATTTTCTTTAATGGACAAATGATGCTTAAATTGAATCCGCTCGGCGACATTCTCGCTGCTGCCTCCGCATTCGTCTGGGCGGCATATGCGATTTTGATGAAAAAAATCAGCACATTCGGTTACCATACAATCCAATGCACACAGCGGATCTTTCTGTACGGTTTGCTATTCATGGTTCCCGCTCTGTTCCTGTTTGATTTCCGCTTCGACGCAAGCCCTTTTTCCTCCCCCGTCAATTGGTTGAACATCCTATTCTTAGGCGCGGGCGCATCTGCGCTTTGCTTTGTGACATGGAACTGGTCGGTCGGTGTGCTTGGAGCGGTAAAAACGAGCGCTTATATCTATATGGTGCCCGTCATCACTATTGCGGCATCCGTTATCATTCTGCAAGAAAAACTGACATGGGTTGCTTTTTGCGGAGGAGCGCTCACATTGGCCGGCCTTTATATTTCTGAAACAAAACCAAAACCGCAGCTGAAGGAGGAACAAATTTGA